CAGGATCTCCGCAGACGGGATCAAGTTAAGACGTGGCCCTAAATCTAACGACAGGGAGGGACATTCAGAGCCGAGACACCTGTGGAGGGAGGACAGCCAGGTGAGGATGGAGCCGGAGCTTGGAGTGATGTGTCTTTGAGCTAAGGGCACCGAGGCTAGGCGCCAAAATCAAGGTACAGGAAGCCGGGGGGACCCTCCCCAGGGCCcagaaggagcatggccctgccctcGCCTCGATTTCCCTTTTCTGTTTTCACCCACCCAGTTCCTGGTACTTTTTACAGCAGCCTTGGAGAACTAACATCTTGGTCCCCTCACCAACCCTGTAAAAAGAGGATTTTTGAGGTGCCCACGTCCGAGGGTGGTGAGGATGATTCCGTGGGGTAAGGCACAGAGACAGTGCTGGGTCTGGCACTGCCGGCTTTCCAGAAAGGTGAGCGGAGTTCCGTACCTGTGTGTGAAGTCAAGGAAAACGAAACGACCCTTCCGCAGCTCCCCACTGCTTCCGGGGTGACATTGGGCTCCTGCAGATGACACCCCAACTCATCCGATAGCCCTCACTGCTCCCGTTCCAAGTCTCGGCTTCTGTGAAGACGTTTCCAAATCCATCCAGAACCCACCCAGGCCCACCTGGATGTGCTTCTCCTCCTGCCTTTCTGGGAAGGTTCTCATCATCGTCCATGGCTATTGGCTCCTGTAGGGCTGTggccaacccccaccccccaaaacgtCAGCCGAGATGGGCCCATTGGCTCTCCCTCCGGCTGCTCCCGGTGTCCCCCAGCACTTCAGCTTTGGGTGTTTTGTGGGTGGGCAAGCATCCTTGACGAAACACAGTACATCAGTGTTTTGGTGCTGTGTAACAAATCGCCCCCAAAACATAGTGACTGCACATAACAGCGATTGCCTGCTGTCTCATGATTTTTGTGAGGCACGACGTGGCTGTGGCTTGGTTAGGAGGCTTAGTCTCGCTGTCTGTGGAGTGCATCACACCAAGGCTTGGGGGAGGCTGGGGAACTGCTCCCAAGGCCCCTGGCAGCATGGGCCTCGCCCCGAGCTGGCCGTCCTCCCCCAGGGCCTGTGACCCAGGAGGCCGAGGCGGGGCACCCAGCGCCTTTTAGGGCCAAGCCTGGAAGCCACACGCTGTCACTTGGATCACATCCTTTTGGGGACACACAGCACTTCTCTTTCGGGGGAGGATTAGAATCCACCGAGGGGTGACACGGGGCCATCTTGGAGGCCGGCTACCAACGTGGCCAGAAGGACCCGCGTCTGGAGCTGAAGCAGAAGGGAGGACAGAGCAGTCCTTAAAGAACaagctccaagctgggccctacACACCCTGGATCCTGGGTTGTGGACGTGTCGCCCCAATAAACCTCAACACCAAGAGTAGCAGCCCTGGGTTGAACGTAGAGAGGGAGCCTTGTGGGAGTGGAGGGAGAAAACCTAGGAGGACGAAGCGGGAAGGGCCCAGGCTCCCCTGGCCTTgagcccctcctcctcctcggagactcagtttccccaccggCCAAGCGCTTGGAGGACAGTCGGGGATGGCGGCGGTGACCTTTGGGGTGTTTGCAATTGGCACGTGCTTTCCGCGCACGGACATTCTGTCCCGCTGAAGAATCTGGGGTCTCGTGGAGGCCGTGGCGGGGGACTTGGGGTCACTGTTCCCCAAAACACTAAAAAGCAGGAAGCGCTGCGTCCGCTTTCCAGGAGAAGAAACTGCCCCCCCAAGCCGGTCCGGCTGATGTCTTCCGCCTACTGCGCTTTGCTGGCCCCTCCCGGCTCCGCCCCGGGTTCCCGGGCGCCCCTCGCCCCACGGACCCCACGCGCGCCCGCAGAAGGGATCCTGCCTCCAGCGGCCACCTGCGACTACTTTTGACCTTTGACCTCGCCCCCAAGGGTGTCATGGGGTGCGGGGGCCCCGGCAGGCGCCCCCAAGGCCCCCGAGCCGCGGTCACGGTCCACGGAGGCTGCGCCCACCTAGGGGCGCTCCGAGGAGGCCGTGGGCGCCCGCGACCCCCGAGCCCGGCCCCGGCCCCCTAGGAGGTCACCGCCGCGGCCCCGTGACGGACGCGTCCGGGGACCAATGAACGGGCCCCGTCTCCCTCGGGCGTGGCCCAGCGGGAGCCAATCCCCGCTCGGGCGCCCGCCCGGGTCCAAACGGCCCAATCCGGCGGGGCGGAGGGGCGGGCCGCAGGGCGGGGCACGGCGCTCCAGCCAACGGGCGGGCACGTCGGCGCCGCGAGGGGGCGGGTCCGGCGGCGGGGCgtgcgcggcggcggcggcgccgggCGGGGGAGGGAGGTAAACAAGATGGCGGCGGCGTGTCGGGCGCGGAAGGGGGAGGCGGCCCGGGGCGCCCGCGAGTGAGGCGCGGGGCCGACGGCGGCGGGCGGGCGGCGGGCGCGGCCGGCTCTCGCGGGGCCTTGCATGGGCTGGGCCCTTTGCCGCTCCGCCTCCTGCACACGCGCGGCGGCCGCGGCGGGGGGACGCGCGCCCTGGGCCCCGGCGGCCTCGGGAGCCCCCCGGCCGGGGCCTGCGGCCTGCGCCGCCCCCCCGCGCCCCGCCGCCCGGGCTGCGCggggggccggggccgggccgGGGGGCGCTGAGGCGGGCGGCGCGGGGGCCGGCGGGCGGCCGCTGTCCCCGAGGGGCCGGGGCGCTCGGCGGCCCCGGGGCTCTGCGCGCGCCGCCGCGGGCGTGCCGGGCGGCCCGGAGGAGGCTGGCGCGCGGGGCCGAGGCGCTAACGCCCTGGAGGACGAGCCGACGCGGCCGGCAGCCCCGGCGGCCTCCGCAGGGCCCGCGGACGCGGACGTGGCGGCCCGGACGGCGCGGCCCGCGGCACCGGACGTGCGCTCGGCCGGGCGCCCTCGGAGCTGCGTGCGGGACATTCGCCTCTCGGCCGGGAAGGGGCCGTCGGTCTCCGGCCCGGCGCTGACTGTGTGGACGCGGGGGGCAGGGAGCGCCAGGCCGCCCCGCCGCGATGGACGCGTTCGCCGAGGGCGAGCTGGTGTCGGTGGCCATGGACACTTTCATCCACCGCATCGACTCGGCCGAGGTCATCTACCAGCCGCGCCGCCAGCGCGCCAAGCTCATCGGCAAGTACCTGATGGGGGACCTGCTGGGGGAGGGCTCGTACGGCAAGGTGAAGGAGGTGCTGGACTCGGAGACGCTGTGCCGGCGCGCCGTCAAGATCCTCAAGAAGAAGAAGCTGCGCAGGATCCCCAACGGGGAGGCCAACGTGCGGAAGTGAGTGGGGCCGGGGCGGGGGTCCGCGCCTCGGGGTGCCCACCCCCCAGGGCCGCCAGCAGCCCCTGCTGCGCTCCCTCCGTCCTCCCTCCGTCTCTTCCCTTAAATCCGGGAGCTGAGCTTTGGTTCAAGTCGGGGTTCGCTGCTGCGGGGGCTGCCCGAGTGCGCCCCGGGACCCCGATTCCAGAGCCGGGCGACCCGGCTCCCTTGGCGGGGGCACGTCCCTCTCCCCGCTTTGCCGTTTGGGGACCTTGATCGCCCCGCGAGCCAGTTGGCATGTCGTCTGCCCCGCTCCGGCCCCGGGCGGGTGTCGGGGGGAGTGGCCCAGCCCCCAGCAGGTCGCTGGCCGCCCGGTGGCTGTCGCCAGGCCGAGGGGGAGTCTGTTGATCCCATTGTGGGGGGGCCTGGCGCTGCCAGTTGGCCTCGTTTGCGCCGCTTATCGCGGCGGGAGACTGTGGCGGCCCCTTCCTTATCGCAACGCGCAGGCCGGCCCTGTCGCTCCCCCTTCTCTGCTCGGAGCAGGGCGGTTTCCAAGAAGGGAGTTTCCCGGGTGCCGGCGGCGGCCCCGGGGCGCCTGACCTTGGCAGGGCTTGGCAGCGCCGAGCTGCGCCCTCAATCTCCAAGTGCGCTCGGCTCTCCCCGCGCACGCCCCCGCGGCCGGCCCCGACGGAGCCGGTGGGGCCCGATCCCCAGCTGGGGCGCAGGGGTTCGGTCGCGGCCTGGCCGGGTGTGGATGGGACTCCCGAGGACCACCGCAGGGGCTGGGGTCTTCgcctgcctcctcctccaccaGGGCTGTTGGAGGGCTGCAGCACTGTCCTGGGGGGCCAAGGGGCCATGGCTCCCCGGGAGGACACACCCCTCCCTCGGACTCCCTGGGGGTGCGGCTGTGGCCCCCCCAGCCCAGCGCCTGCCCTTTGGCCCCAGCTAGGCCCCTCCCTGCCCGTCCCCAGGAACTGCTGCCCTCGTTGGGGTCCATGCCCGgctgggctggtgtttggaggcGAGTTGGAGGGCAGGGTGTGGGGGCTGCACAGAGCCTCCTGCAGCTGACCCCTGGGTGGGGGTCTGTCACCAACACACCTCCAACCTCATGCCCCACGCGTAGCCGGGGTCACTGCCCCTGCAGGAAGCACCATGCTTGGCCCCTGCTGCAGCCtcagccccccccccacctcacaTCCTGGGCTGGGGAGCTGTGGGCGGCCAGAGCACCCCAGTGAGGCGGGTGGCACAGCGGGGTTGGAGTCGGGGTGCGTGGCAGGGTCAGAGGTTGTGGACAGGGTCAGAGTCACTTAGCAGGATCGGGTCAGGGGTTGTGTGGCAGGGTCAGAGGTCGTGAGCAGGATCGGAGTCACATGGCAGGGTTGGGGGTCTTGTGGTAGAATTGCGTGGAGGGAATTTCAGAGGAAAGTATCCCTTCCACCTTTGCTGAGGTGCAGTTCGTTTATCATGGAGACTCACAGTTAACTTACACGGTTTGGTGTTGGCTAGGACCTACCCAAGGTCAAGGCGGAGGACGTTTCTGTGACCCCAGAAGGTTCCCGAGCTCCGCAGGAGGCCGCCGGGGTAGTGGGTGATCATGGCTGCTCGTTTCCAGACAGCAGCTGGGTCCTCAGAGGCCAGGCCTGACCCCGGACTGTGAGCTCCAGTTCCCACACTGGCCGGACGCCCAGGGAGGAGTGCAGACCCCACCGTAGCGGCCCCGGGCCTGTTGTTGGTGCTGATTCTCCTGGTGGCACCGTGTGTCTACGAGGCCCCgctgagctggggagggggctgggggcgggaGAGGAGGGGCTGTTTCTCCTCTGGGGTGTGGAAGGCTCCTTCATTCCCTGCTGCTGCCGCTGCTTTTGGGGGTGCAGGGCTCCCCCAGGGAGCTGCTGCATGTCCCTTATCTGTCCCACTCTCGCCTGTGGAGGTGAGTTGTCGGTTTACAGAAAAGCCACAAAAATCACAGAGGCCCCCGAGAGCCGCCGTGAAAACGCCCCAGGTGCATGTTCTTAGCGTGACACAGGAGACTTGCAGAAGCTGCTGCGTGGAAAATCGGGTTACTGTAATCCTAACACCATCGTATTTCACAGggtttcctttagcttttttgtCATTGCTTTTTCTTAATATATCCAAGTCACTGTCGATGAGACGTCGGCTCTCCTTAAGGACTTTGGAAGCAGGTCGTGTCTCTCTGGCGTTTCGCCAGTTGGCAGAGTGGCACGGAGCGCACGCTCACAGGCTGGGTGGGGTGACCGAGGAGAAGTGCCCTTTGCACCCCTCCTCTGATGGGAGCCGGGGTCATCCGTCTAGTGGGTTTCTGTGTGGGTGCTGGTGAGAAATGTGCATTTCCCCTTTCTGGACAAATGAGAACGTGGTTTTCCCTGGGGCTGGCGCGCTCTTGGGGCACAGTGTGACGGGGCAGTCGGGTGGGGACCGTGGTGCTCGGCCAGCTGCCCTCGAAGGCAGCCAAGACAGTGGGGGACTGATGGATGCGGCCACATCCCTGTAGAGCGTCATCCGTGGACATTGAGGGTCAATGCTCACGTGGTTTTCATGTGTTGTGAAGTACCTGCCCCCAGTGATTAGAAGGGTGAAAATCCTTCTTAGCTCATGGGCGGTGGGTGCAAAAGTGGGAGGTGGGCTGGGGTTGGCTGTGGCCTGCTAACCCCGCTTCACTGCACGTGCCAGCTCCAGCCTGTTGCTTGGCCGGGCCCTGGAGGCTGCAGGGGGTCCCGCTGAGTGGCCTGCACCCCCGGGGTGCACGGGACTCCACGGTGCCTGCCGCCATGTTGAGTTGTCCAGGACAAGTGAGGGTACGTGAGGCCACGGTGCTGGGTGTGGGGTTCTGGGTAGAGGGAGCGCGTGCTGTGTGTGATAAGGCACGTTCCCTCCAAGGGGTTCTCCTGCTCAGAGACCGCAGCTGGCGGTAGGGTGACCCCTGGCCGCCCAACAGGGGCTGTGCCTGGCCCTCGCGGCCCCTCCCGAAGGTGGGTGGGCGTCTGGTGGCCAGTGGCGTGTTTGGTTTTGAATTTTTATCGTGGCAACATGCGTACAGTGTGGGATCTTCCAGTTTACCCACTGGATCGTGGCGTCGGTCCGGTCCCCGAGCACAAGCCCTGCCCGTCGGGCAGCACTCGGCGCTGGGATCCTGTTGACCCCATGGCCGCTGCCACCGCAGTCGTCACTTCTTCATTCCGTTCTGGCTGCTGTCTCAGGTCCTTTCCTTCCAGGTTGGAGAACCCCGTCCACACTGCTCAGAGGGCAGGTCTTGGGGTGATGTGCTCCCCCAGCTTGTTTATCTGGGATGTCTTCCTCTCCTTGTTtgtgaaagaaagtcttgccggaagtaaaattcttggctggcgtTCGTGTTCCTTGAGCGCTTCCAGCACCTCGCCCTGCGGTCTCGCCTCCGTGGGTTCCCGCTAGCAGCCGGCACTTCCCTCCTGGGCCCCTGGCTGGCGATGCGCGGCCTCTCCTGTGCGCAGCACCCGGCAGTTAGCCTCCCACGTGCCCGGGCGTGGTTCTCGCCGAGCTGATAGCGTGCGGGGTTCTCTGGGGCTCTTGGGTGTCATTGGATGTGGGGATTCTttctgccagtgtttgcttgcCTTCCGCCTCCGTCTCTCTTCTCCCCTCGGGGACGCCCTGAGCGGGCGCGTTGGTTGCCCGATGGTCTCCCGCAGCCGCTTGGGCTCTGTTCACTTCTTAAACTCTTCCCCTCGTCCCTCGGCCCAGGTCTCTCCGGTTGCCTTGTCGTTGAGTCCGTGGGTTCTGCCTTCGGCCTCTCGCATCTCTGGAAACCCTCCTGGGCTTTTTCCTGTCAGCTAATGTGGTCCTCACAGTGtggttcccttttaaaattttgctttgctGAGCTCCCCATATTGCCATCTTCCTGCTTTCCTCATGTCCTTTCGTCCTCCTCTACGTTTTCCCCCTTCTCCTGGAGGACGTCGGGAACCACATTTTAGCCTCTGTCCCCGTGTCCCAGCCAGTCCCTTTGCTGACGGCTTCTGGTTTGCATCGTCTTCCCCTGGACAGACCCCCTTCCTGCTCGGCTGCACGCCGTGCACCGGGCGCTTCAGCCGACTCTGGGATCTGCTCCCCTAGTGACGCGACAGGGACTTCCCTGCACACCGGGAGGTTCGAAAGCAAGTCCAGTGCCCgaagccccttccccagcccttgcGAGGGGCTTTGTGTGGGTGGCGTGCCCCTTTAGTGGAGCCCCCCTTTGAGGAAGATGGGCCCGGGGTCCCCTCTgcagcccctccctcccaggtgGGCAGGTGACCCCATGCCGCAGGCTGCTGGGCCCAATTGCTTCTTCCCTCAAAAGGAGTTTCCTGGATCCTTCTCTTTGGCTTCCACCTGGGCACCCGGCCTGCACGTCAGGGTGACCGTGCTCCCCTGGGTGTGCAGGCCGGCTGGGGAGGTGGGCCAGGGCACCCCACGCTTTCCTGCCAGTTCCTGCCAGCTGTAACTGTTCTTCTGAGTCTTGGGGAAGAAGGCGCTGCCAGCTTTGCTAGTTGTCCACAGATGCTGGGGCGCGGCTCCCCGCAGTGTGGCAGGCCGCCATTGTGGTCGCCAGCAGCTGCTTCCTCTCTCTCGAGGTGTGAGGGTCCCACCTGTCCACCTGGGTGTCAGCTGCTGCGGGTCCTGGTGTCGCCCCTTCCTCTCGAGCTTGACTAGGGGCCCCACAGCGTCCTCCCAGGTGCTGTGAGTGTGGGAGCTGGGTGGCCTCCGGCCTGCCGGACCCGTCATGGGTGATGAACCCACAGGACCCTCCTTCCCCCAGCAAACGGCATCACTGTTGGCTGTTAGAAGGTTCTGGTGTCTCCCGACGCAGCATCTCTCCCTGTAGGTGGCTGTTGGGAGGGACTCGCCCCAGGCCCAGCTGTCTGGCCAGGTCCTGGGCTCCGAATGTCCCTGGCCACGTCCCTCGGCAGAGGAAGGGGGTGGCTGGCGACACCCAGGCAGCCCTCCCTGACCCCCAAGGCCAAGGCCCTGGCGCTGTGGCCATCCAGCCTTGGCCGTGGTCAGGCACGGGGGAAGAGGACAGGCCGAGGGAGGTGTCGGCCCGGCAGGGATGCCAGGCTGGGCGCAGGAGGCTGTGGGCTGGCACGGGGCCCTGTCCACCCCACACTGACCCCCGAGTTCACCCGCTGCAGTATCTTGTGAACTCGCAGAGCTGtgcccccacctcctctccagttCCAGGGCCTTTCTGTCACCCCAGAACAGCACCTGATCCCTCGGCTGTTGCCCCTCGGCTgttgcccctcccctgcccacagCCTCTCGGCCCTGCCCATCCCTGCGGCCGGCCTCTCCTGGACTCTGCTTGGGGACGGGGCCCTGTGTGTGTCCAGTCTTCTCCCTGTGGGTGCTGCTCCTGCAGGGGCCACGGTGCCATCTGAGGCCCCGCCGTGGACGCGTGTGGACAAGAGGCTCCCCGCAGCCTCCTTTTATGGGGGTCTTGCTCGCTGTTGCCCACCGGCCACCCTGTTTCCCCGGCAGCCGGGTTGGCCCTGCCTGGGGTCCTGGCCGTGTCCCCGCTTGCCGTGCTGGCGGCCGCCAGGACCGGTTTTGTGGGCTGCATCCGCGTTGCTCTTCTGGCTCCCCAGGCCGGCCCAGCGCTCCACCTTCCTTCAGGCACCGGAAGGTTCCAGGCCGGGCGTGGCGCCGGGGGCAGGAGGTGCTGCTTCCTGTCATTGCAGAAGCGCTTCCGGCGCTGCCTGGGCACGTTGTCCCCCCTTCAGAGGCGACTCTCGGTGTCGTTTTCTTCGGCCGGGGCGTGATGCTTGTGGGAACCTTGGAGACAGGGACGCGGAGGCCAGTGCTCCCAGGCTTTGGGGCGGCGTCCCCGGGGTTTCCATCCTGCTCAAGCCCGTCCCACGGGTGCCTGTGCCCTGCGGCCTCGGGGGTCCCTGCACCCCCTCTCCTGGGGTTTGCACAGAGCCCCCTCGCCCCGGAGCGGCTCGGCCTCGTCCCACGGCAGATGCCTCCGTTACTTCTGAAGTGTCCTGGGGGGGCCCGTGCTGCGTCGCTGCAGAGTGGGGGAGCCGCTGCCTGCTCGTGGTGGGGACGTGGAGAGCGGACGACTGGTGGTCGAGGGGGTCCAGGTGGCCCTGGGGGGTGGTCTCTGGGGTGGTCCCGGCCCCAGCCCGTCTCCAGTTGTGGGTTCTCAGCTTGTCCGTCCAGCCCCGTGCAGCAGGGTACAGGCCAGGGCAGTGGGGCCGACGTGGGGACACCCTGTGGTCCCGCACAGCCTCTTGGGGTGTGGTGGTGCCCTCGGGCTCAGGCGCTCAGGGCTGGCGTCCGTGTGGAGGGTCCATCCTGCTCGTGTGAGGCAGCTCTCCCGGGGCCGGGCCTGTCACAGGGACGCTTGGGAGCCCTGGCCTGTGGGAAGTGTCCTGGTGCCACTGGGGGCTCAGGGGCTGTGGTGGGCTGCAGGAGGCGGCAACCTCTCCCGTGTGAGTGTGAAGCCTGGCCCTGGCGGCTGCCCTGGGACCCCCATGGCAGGTCGACACTCCTGAGGGGCGGGTGAGACACACCCCAGGCCCCGAACGCTTCCGTCCTGGCGCACTGGGCCCATCCCCCTCATACGCTCGTCTGTCAGCAGGAAACGGGGCCAGGAGTGCCCCTGCCTGGATGTGCAGGGCCTGGGTGGAGGGGCAGGGGATGTGGGAGGTGTGTGTGGCCCCGTGGTACAGACCCCCAAAGTGGCCCAGCTGTGAGCAGCCTCCGGGCCCCTGGCCGGGGCCGCCTCGAGGGTCAGTTTTGTGAGTGAGGACGTGGCTGGGGCGAGGACCCTCGTCCCAGGGACTCGCCTCCCATTCCTCAGAGGCCTGACCCTCTCGGGGGGACGCTGGGCAGTGGCTGGGTACACCTGTGGCTGTCACGAGCCGGGGGTGGGCAGCCCAGGGAGGCCACTGGACCCCTGACAGTGCCCGGGACACCCCACCCGGGAACGTGTCACCCCCGTGTGAGCAGCTGTCGAGGGCCACACCCCTCAGGCTTGGGGTGACCCCGGTCCCTGGGtgaggtgtgggcagggccccCAGCTTCTCCTGCCTCAGGCTCCCCACGTCCATGGCTGTGGCTGCCTTGCCCAGTGGCCTGTCGCCGACCAGGCTCCCTGTGGCCCTTGTCCAGCCCAGGTGGTCAAGCCGCTTCCGGCCTCCCCAGGGCCCCGGGAAGGGCTTCCCTCCTGCCGGCCCACCGCACCGTGGGCCCCTCCTTGCCCGACCGAGGCATCCACGGGCTCCACACCACAGGACACCCCGTGGGGTCCCAGCCTGGGAAGGGGCACTTGGCAGGGCCTCCTGCTGCCGCTGCGGTCAGTGCTGTCCCCACGCGCCCCCAGGGGCAGGCTGCTGCGGGGCTGTTGGCTGCTCCCCCACGGGCGCTCGCTGACCCCTGTTCTTTGTTTCAGAGAAATTCAACTACTGAGGAGGCTACGGCACAAGAACGTCATCCAGCTGGTGGACGTGCTGTACAACGAGGAGAAGCAGAAGATATATCCTTCTGGGCACGGGCCCGTGGTGCTTGGCGAGCTGGGTTGGGGTGCTGCTGCACGGGGGCCCTGCAGCCCTGCCCTCGCAGCCCGGGGCCCCCCATCCagtggtgtggggtggggggctcctcTCCCGTCTGCCGGATGACCCCTCTCTGGCTCTGCCTGTGGTTGATGAGCCGGCCTCCATTTCAGGGGCCACAGGGCACTGCACAGCCCTTCCCCGGGGGGTGGCCCTGCCTCGTCACCCCCTAGCCGCCCCAAGTGCTCACGTGCTCTGCTCCTGCCTCTGTGTCCTCTGGCTGCCATGGCCCCTGGCCGCACCTGCTGGCTCTCGGGGTCCAGAGCCCCATCTCTTCCCTCTCACTGAGCCCTTGCTTGATCTCGGGGTCCCCGCCCCAGCTCCCGTCCTCTCCTTGACGCGGGCACGTATATGGTGATGGAGTACTGCGTCTGTGGCATGCAGGAAATGCTGGACAGCGTGCCTGAGAAGAGGTTCCCCGTGTGCCAGGCCCACGGGTGAGTCGCTGCTCGGGGGCCGCGCCAGGCTGGGGTCACTCGGGCTCACAGTCGCTGAGACGGAAACGAGCGTGAATGCCCCGGGTTCAGGGGTTGGTGGCGCCAGGAGGGCCTCCCAGGGGGCAGGCTGCGGCTGAGCACACTTGGCACGGGCCTGCGGGGCCCACACAGGCCCTGGGAACCTGCCCTTGGGGTCCCGACAGCTGGGGGGCCTTGGGGTCGGGGTTGGGGTCCGGGCCTCCTGGGGAGCTTGGAGCCGACATGCAGCTGGCGCATGCCCTGCTTGGCTGAGGCGGCTCCGAGTCGGCTCCTCTGTCCCCCTGGGGGCCACGTTCGGGCTCCGCTGCTTCTCCCCAGCCGCGTTCCCGTCTTTATGGTGCTCCCGAGTCTGGTGGGAAATGCAGTGCTGGCAGCGGCTGTGCTGAAAGGGACCCCCGGGGGGTCTCTGGCCGTGGTGGCCGGGTGCCCTCCTGCCCGCAGGTACTTCTGCCAGCTCATCGACGGGCTTGAGTACCTGCACAGCCAGGGCATCGTGCACAAGGACATCAAGCCCGGGAACCTGCTGCTCACCACGAGCGGGGCCCTCAAGATCTCGGACCTGGGCGTGGCCGAGGTGGGGCATGGTGGGGACCCTGCTGACCCTGGGGGGGTGTCCCGGGTGGGCTGTGGCCCCGCTGACCCCCAGCCCCGCAGGCCCTGTCCCCGTTCGCCAAGGATGACACGTGTCGCACGAGCCAGGGCTCGCCGGCCTTCCAGCCACCTGAGATCGCCAACGGCCTGGACACCTTCTCCGGCTTCAAGGTGGACATCTGGTCAGCGGGGGTCACGCTGTGAGTGTCAGAAGCCTGGGCAGGGTCGTGCGGTGGGTGTCGGGGCCCGGGCGGGGTCGCGCGGTGGGTGTCGGGGGCCCTGGCCCAGCAGCCAGCCACGGCAGAGAACACCCCAGGCAGGTGAGGCCTGGAGCTCGGGTGGGTGCAGTGTCTCCTCATTGAGAgcttgtggggtggggggtcgAGGGGGCTGGACAGCCAGTCCCTGAACCATGGATACCCCACCAGCTGTGCTGGGCCACCAGCCGGCCCCCCATTTGGTGCCTCCCTGGGCAGGGGACCCCAGCTTGTGCCGGCTGTGGCCACGGGGCACTCACGTTGGGGTCCGCCTCCTGCATCATGCCCCGGGGGTCGGCCAAGGACTTCTGTAGTGGGCACAGGTCAGCAGTGATGTGCTGGGGGCTCAGCTGGGGGCTGGGAGCCCGCGGGGCCTTGGGAACCCGGAGGGGGGCCGGGGGGGCCTTCCGGAGACCTGGGGTACGCAGACCCAGACTCGGGCCAAGGGGAAAGCGCGGCACCCCAACCTCCCGGCACCTTGCTCCGGGTCTGGGGGTGCGCCCCCACAGGCGTCCTTGCTGGCGCTGACGTGAGGTGCTGCCTTCTGCTCTGGTGCTGTGGCGTGTTTGCCTCGTGTTTCACGCACGCGGAGAAGGAGACAGACGCGTCCGTGCCCCACCCAACCAACTGCTGCCCTGGGTGCTTGTGACGGGCgccccagccccccacctctGCCTCCCGGGCCTGACCCCAcgtctccttccctcccaccccacagcTACAACATCATCACGGGCCTGTACCCCTTCGAGGGGGACAACATCTACAAGCTGTTCGAGAACATCGGGAAGGGGGAGTACACGATCCCGGGCGAGTGCGGTCCCCCGCTCTCCGACCTGCTGAGAGGTGGGGCTGTGTGTGGGGGCCACAGGGGGCCAGGGGCTGCGGGGTCCGTGGGCTGCAGGGGCTGTGGGGAGCCGGGGGCTGCGCAGCGCTGACTCTGCCTCCTGAGCCCGGGGCCTGGCTGGACCTTCCGGATGCTCGTGGGTCCTGGGGTTTGGCTCCTCTGTTCGGGATCCCCTTGTTCACCCCTGTTCTGAACTTCTGAACCCCTCTCTTGTCCTGTACCCCAACAAGGCAGAGCCTGGGGTGGAGTGGCCTGGGGGGGGCACCGCCTTCCCCCCACAGGGTCCTCACCGCGGCCTGTCGGCTGCAGTTCTCGGGCCATGCAGCAGGTGGCGTCCCATGTGCCCAGCCAGGCCCAGGCTGGGGGTCCCGGTCGGCTCTGAGGGGGGTCTCGGGGTGTGGCGGTGAGCACGGCAGGGCCGCGTGGGGGTCTCAGCCTGGCTGGCAGGAGTGAGACTTAGGAACCGGCCAGCGAGGCTCTCTCGCCCATCTTTGTCCCTAACTCTCAAACCCGGCGTGTGCCTCCCCTGGGTCCCAGGTGAGTGGCTGGGCCTCTGCTGGGCGTGTTTCGGAAAGGCGGTGCAGAAGCCTGAGCTGTGGGAACGTCTGGGAAGTTTCCCGGT
This Choloepus didactylus isolate mChoDid1 chromosome 25 unlocalized genomic scaffold, mChoDid1.pri SUPER_25_unloc1, whole genome shotgun sequence DNA region includes the following protein-coding sequences:
- the STK11 gene encoding serine/threonine-protein kinase STK11 isoform X6, which encodes MDAFAEGELVSVAMDTFIHRIDSAEVIYQPRRQRAKLIGKYLMGDLLGEGSYGKVKEVLDSETLCRRAVKILKKKKLRRIPNGEANVRKEIQLLRRLRHKNVIQLVDVLYNEEKQKMYMVMEYCVCGMQEMLDSVPEKRFPVCQAHGYFCQLIDGLEYLHSQGIVHKDIKPGNLLLTTSGALKISDLGVAEALSPFAKDDTCRTSQGSPAFQPPEIANGLDTFSGFKVDIWSAGVTLYNIITGLYPFEGDNIYKLFENIGKGEYTIPGECGPPLSDLLRGMLEYEPSRRFSIQQIRQHSWFRKKHVPAGALVPIPPSADARDPWRSMTVVPYLEDLHGRAQGGDDDGLFDLEDDIIYTQDFTVPGQIPAGEAGHNGQSRGLPKAVCMNGTESAQLSTKSRAERRASSAANPARKACSAGGKIRRLSACKQQ
- the STK11 gene encoding serine/threonine-protein kinase STK11 isoform X1, whose protein sequence is MGWALCRSASCTRAAAAAGGRAPWAPAASGAPRPGPAACAAPPRPAARAARGAGAGPGGAEAGGAGAGGRPLSPRGRGARRPRGSARAAAGVPGGPEEAGARGRGANALEDEPTRPAAPAASAGPADADVAARTARPAAPDVRSAGRPRSCVRDIRLSAGKGPSVSGPALTVWTRGAGSARPPRRDGRVRRGRAGVGGHGHFHPPHRLGRGHLPAAPPARQAHREIQLLRRLRHKNVIQLVDVLYNEEKQKMYMVMEYCVCGMQEMLDSVPEKRFPVCQAHGYFCQLIDGLEYLHSQGIVHKDIKPGNLLLTTSGALKISDLGVAEALSPFAKDDTCRTSQGSPAFQPPEIANGLDTFSGFKVDIWSAGVTLYNIITGLYPFEGDNIYKLFENIGKGEYTIPGECGPPLSDLLRGMLEYEPSRRFSIQQIRQHSWFRKKHVPAGALVPIPPSADARDPWRSMTVVPYLEDLHGRAQGGDDDGLFDLEDDIIYTQDFTVPGDEEAAEAGLSEDRGALESGCSDPSAAEAEAAAGPEELEAVATDPGGRGRSQRTEPGPAQGRVHEWHGVGTAEHQVPGGAPGQQRCQPCPQGLLCRRQDPPAVGLQAAVRAPACSPSPGSPAWGHSRGPAQSSHRLLAHCPSGTVTTTPSTLSAPWEVRSVLEGQGRGTAGTRSLPCPRPPVRTALLANGHNLLLTLAVPC